The Oncorhynchus nerka isolate Pitt River linkage group LG13, Oner_Uvic_2.0, whole genome shotgun sequence sequence TGATGTTGTCTCTCATTCTCATCCACATCAGGCTCACAGCAACAGCCAAATTACAGCAAGACCAACCCCATCTCCTCCTAGATGTCTAAGGGTGGAAAATGTGTTTACCTGACTCTGATGTCAAACAGGTTCCACTGGTCTCAATCAATCTGCCAAAGAGCCGTCATGGAGGACACAGCCAAGCCTCATCTACCGTGTCAAGAACAAATAATAAACAGAGGTCTGGGCCATCAATCTCGTCAGTAGGTTTAACAGGGGATTGATAGGTTAATCAGAGGAAGAGCCAAAGCCAAGCAGCTGCTACAGGGAACCTCTCCTTCACCTGAATGATTATGTTCTGAATGAGAAGGCTTTGTTTATAAAAAATGTATACTATTGTCACAGTTATAGACAAGTGCTAATTTAGCTTCTATTGTCACAAGACAACAAACCCATCCAATAGAATTTTCACTATTTTTCTTTATGGGGCTTATCGTTCCTCTTCTTTCTGAATTCATCATGGCACTTGAGCTGCTTCAAAGCATGCTGTTTTTGTTGGAAACTCTGTTCTGTAATCTTATCTCTTGAACATTATTTTGGAATCTATTTATTAAACATTTTAGGCTATGGAAAAATCCATCAAGGTGAATCAAATGATGTTATGTATGGATATGATATTGGTAACACTATGGAAACCATATGGCTCTATCAGATTACTCTGAGAAAGCATTGCTATTATGGAATAAACTTGAAATTTCATGAATGAGCAAAGGTGAAAATTCGGGCATGACACTCTCGTGTAAATTATCAAAATGCAGTGCTTTGGTGTTCTGTTTCAATTGGTAGCTACCTTCTGTTGACTTCCAGTTCAATGGCCAATCCGCTTTAAGCCTTGCTTATTCTTAATTAGAAGGTGAAAAAACAGCATCTATCATGCTTATAAGGGGATCTTCCTGACATCCATCAAGCAGGTTTACCTCCAAGTCAAATTTGTGCTCTATGACAAAAAGGGCAGGGATTATTTGTCATTTTGGGTTTTACGTTTGGATTTGTTTTCCTGTGGCAGAATGCACTTTCAATATACAGTCATCATTTTATAGTCTAGGGGTGAGTTGAGTTACATGATTGGACATGGAATTTCTACCATAGTAAAGCTATGGCAAATCAAAAATCCCATCCAGTGTAACATTACTGACATAGGAAGTCTAGATTGCTTTCTGCTGTACATACAGGAATATGTCTTTTTTGTAAGTGGGGGTGTTGCCCAGTAAATGGCTTAATGAAATTTGAATGCACTTTCATTGATCCATTAAAGACAGGAAAGCGACGTGTATCTAGTAATGGATTCTGGCATGTTGCGTTGAGTGTGAACATGACCACTGAGGTGTTTCTAAGGTTACCTCACACGCAGAAATGTTATGACTAAGAGGACAATAAAAAATAGTGGAAAAGCTCCGGGAAATGACTCACTGACTAAAGCCAGGCATGGATTTGTCGTCCACACAAACAgataaatacaatccatattAGCAAAACTTAAACATTCTAGCTACCTTGACACCTGTATGGCGGAAGAAATATAGTGTGTCACTATTGCAAGCTTCAATGAAGACATTCAAATCGACCCTCTGCTGTGCTTTTACTGACTGCCCTTTGTGCAACCTGGTTTCAGCGCTAGGATCAGGAGAGGGTTGGCTGGTCACGGCTTGCTTTGCAGCCCCAGTGAAGAGTGTTGTGTGCAGTGGGTCGGTGTTGGACGTGAGGGCTGTGCTAAGTGCGGCACAGCAGGGCACTGTGTGATGTGAATTCTCAGGAGGCAGCAGCTGtcccagaggagtggagcagAGACGGCGTGTCAGCTCAAGCCTGCGGTCCGTATTGTTGAGACGTCCAGCTTGACTGAGAGTGTATCTCAGCATAATGAGTGGTTACACACAGCGGCCCCTGTTTCTCCCGCTCTCACAGACTGGGAAAAGAGCTGTACCTTATTCCACTGAAATGAGAAGTTACTAGGTAGTACTTTTTCATTCTGATCGAATTTTATGTTTAGCAATGGATCGAACCTGGGCTCATTTAGAGATTTTGTGACATATTGGGTTTCTGGCTCTTTGTGTCATGATTGGCTAATAATGTGAAAGTGGAGTGAGGTGGCAAGTTGTCTGCATCATTATCACTATATGATTATCTGACTTCTTGGGTTGAATGCAGCGTTTTAAATCAATGTCACCAAATTACTCTGAGCATTTCTCCATAGCTGAGGAGCAATTTCTGTAGGCCATCGGCATTCTGTAGGCAAACGGCATTCTGTAGCCAACCGGCATTCCGTAGGCCACAGGCATTCTGTAGGTCACCGGAATTCTGTAGGCAACCGGCATTCTGTAGGCCACGAGCATTCTATAGACCACGGGCATTCTGTAGGCAACTGGCATTCTGTAGGCCACGAGCATTCTATAGACCACGGGCATTCTGTAGGCCACGAGCATTCTATAGACCACAGGCATTCTGTAGGCAACTGGCATTCTGTAGGCAAACGGCATTCTGTAGCCAACCGGCATTCCGTAGGCCACAGGCATTCTGTAGGTCACCGGAATTCTGTTGGCCACCGGCATTCTGTAGGCAACCGGCATTCTGTAGGTAACCTGCATTCTGTAGGCCACCGGCATTCTGTAGGCCACCGGCATTCTGTAGGCCACCGGCATTCTGTAGGCAACCGGCATTCTGTAGGCCACCGGCATTCTGTATGCCACCGGCATTCTGTAGGCCACCGGCATTCTGTAGGCCACCGGCATTCTGTATGCCACCGGCATTCTGTAGGCCACCGGCATTCTGTATGCCACCGGCATTCTGTATGCCACCGGCATTCTGTAGGCCACCGGCATTCTGTAGGCCACCGGCATTCTGTAGGCCACCGGCATTCTGTAGGCCACCGGCATTCTGTATGCCACCGGCATTCTGTAGGCCACCGGCATTCTGTAGGCCACTGGCATTCTGTAGGCCACCGGCATTCTGTAGGCCACCGGCATTCTGTATGCCACCGGCATTCTGTAGGCCACTGGCATTCTGTAGGCCACTGGCATTCTGTATGCCACCGGCATTCTGTATGCCACCGGCATTCTGTAGGCCACTGGCATTCTGTAGGCCACTGGCATGATAAAAGTAACCAGTCTATAATCGAGAAGTCATCTGTAACATCAGAGTTTAAAATACCAACCAGTAGAGCTTCTTATGAAACATAATGCAGCATTTCTGTGATCGACTGAAGTTGGGAAACTGCTTGGATATTGAAACACTCATCAATCATCTCCATTGGTAAATGCCATTCAGATTATTATCTCTGAACATAATAATAATTGCATGAGGATAATATTGACAATGACAGAAGAACAATGAGAACATGCTAAATGACTCCTGTAACATATACTTGAATTATTTTAAGACAACTTTAATAACAATAGATAAAATACCATTTTCCTCAAGTATGATTCTGTGTTTCTGTGAATGATCACACCCAGCCACATGACATTTATTGATGACATTTACCAAACTACATTTTAATAGTACATACTTAATAACTGATACAAAAGACCATAGTTACAGTGCAAGTGAAGAACAATGTGGATTATCACACCATCTATCTTTACAAATGGTATTTTCAGTAAGACGTTGAATAATTAGTTAATGAACTTGAACAACGTCATAATCAACTGCTCAGAGTATGCAGAGCGTACTCAAACATCCATGTATAAGTCTTCTGAGTTATTGTCTTGAAATAGTTTGCTGTTTGGACGATTTTATATGGATAATCTAGAATGGGGTTAATATCTGATTTCAGATTAAATCCATCTACGCccaaattaaatatatatatatatattttaattgagCTTAATCTCATTTTAAAAAATCGTACTTCTCCAGAAAAAGAGAGATTTCTTAATCAACAAATCACTAAGAACGCTTCAACAAGTCATCCATCTCTCCGGTAATGATTGATTAATCACGGTTAATAATCAAGGTTAATAATGGACCAACTTATCACACCAAACCATATGCATCGAAGGTCTCATCCATTATAATCAAAAGGACATTGTATCCCCTATCCCAGGACTACATCACGCGGTGACCGTCCCTGCCGTCACAGTCAAACCAATGtcagcatcctaaatggcaccctattccctacatagtgcactacttttgaccagggcccacagtgtgttacttggggaatagggtgccatttgaaaagCAGACATTGACTATTCACAAACTGTGACCGTATCAATGTTGTTTGTTTGACCTGGGGTCTGCTCTACAGTGAGGCAGACACATCAGAGATTTAGCCTCCCAGTCTCAACGCTACACTTAAAGGGGAGCTTAGTTTCTGGCTGCTGCAATTTAGAGAGTGACTTTGGGGTTTGGAGGTGTGGATGCCCTCTGTCTCTGAATCCCACCGCTGACACCAGTGTGCACCAAGGGCGCACAGTAAAAGCAGTAGACAACTATTCTGGCTCTCCGGGGTAAACACAATATGTGCAGAGCAGAGCTCTCGAATCCTGTTCCTGgatagctaccctcctgtaggtgttctctccaatcctgttcctggagagctaccctcctgtaggtgttctctccaatcctgttcctggagagctaccctcctgtaggtgttctctccaatcctgttcctggagagctaccctcctgtaggtgttctctccaaccctgttccaggagagctaccctcctgtaggtgttctctccaaccctgttccaggagagctaccctcctgtaggtgttctctccaaccctgttccaggagagctaccctcctgtaggttttcattccaaccctaaTATAGCACTCCTAATTcgaataattagctggttgatgagCTGAATCTGGCTAGTTACAGCTGGGGTTGCAGCAAAACTACTGgagggtagatctccaggaacaatgttggagagaacacatacaggagggtagctctcaaggaacagggttggagagaacacctacaggagggtagctctccaggaacagggttggagagaacacctagaggagggtagctctccaggaacagggttggagagaacagggttggagagaacacctagaggagggtagctctccaggaacagggttggagaggacacctacaggagggtagctctccagcaacagggttggagagccctgctctaCAATATGAAATGCTCATGGTATCTAAGGGCAACCAGCAGTAGAAAACTATTTGAGCTCTAAAGCTCATATGTGTAGAGTATTATTCAACCTATGGTATCTAAGTTGACTCTTAGTCTATAACATTATCAGCTAATGTATGATGTGATCGATGTCCACATGTaaagagcctgtgtgtgtgtgtgtgtgtgtgtgtgtgagtgagagtctGTTGGGTAGATGTGCTAGGGAGTttagagagagataaacaggtgTGCTGCACTGGGAACAAGAGACATGGTATCCTTGAGGCACATAGCGACAGAGATGCATCGCTATGGCAACTGGCTATTGTCACATCCAGGGCTCATTAAAACTATTTGGCTTGGAAGGCAGTTTGGGTTACAATGTGTTTTGAGACTATAAAGAGGAAGAAAGATAATACTTGGTAAAAATATACATCAAGACCGACGTTGAACTGGTTACAGCAGACTTGAATCCAGGTGACTTCTAACTGTGAGGAATGTTGTTTCCACATGTAAACATCTGTGAAAAGTGTTCAAGGTGAACATCCATTCCTATAAGTTGTTGTTCCCGCTCATATGGGTTTGaggtctgataggggtgtttaAGAGAAATAGATTTAGGTTACCCATACCATCTTAGATATAAATATGCTGGGAAAAGATTGTCTATTCAGCACTCAAGGCTCACTGAGGCAAAAAAGAGGAGAAAAGCGGAGAACTAGATTAACTTAATCCAAAACTGATACTGTCAGGTGAACTATATTGTCATGCAGACAGTAAAGATTTTTAGACATTCTGTGTCTAGTATGTTTGTCAACAACTCCATATTTCGGGCAGATGTAGAATACAGTAACGACTGTGATGTTAAAGACATGCTAAAACTTACCAGTGTTACTTTCCATACAATGATCTCTAAACGCTCCAAACAGCACGTTACTAAGGTTTTATTATCTGAATATTTTACGTCCAATGATTTCAGAATTGACCAATGACATCTGAGGGTATTCAGAGTACATCACTGTTCACTATTTAAAGCTTCATCAGAAAGCTTCATCAGAAATGTTCACATCTTAATGTATAGTCAACAGCACTAATGTATACAATATTCCATATTTTGACCTTTGGCTGCAGTAACATGACCAACTTATTACACATATTAATTTCTGTAATTGTGAACAATGCCTTGTCTTTCAAATGCTTGGACAAGATGCCAATGCAAGAATCATTCACTGTTCTGTAACAGTGTAGCCTTTGAGAGTGGCCGTTGGCTGCTGTGGTGTTCCTAGCTCATGTCCAAATGTCTTGTCCAGAAGCTTCCTCCTGCTGGCATGTCTCCATCATGGCTTCCACCACTCAGAAAGTGAAAGCGTACACCACTCCCACGACCACAATGTTCCCTATGGTGGCGGTGATTGCAATCCAAAGCCAGATGGCGTCGCGGGACATGGGCTCCCGCTCCGGCTGGTCATGGGCCGCCATAGAGGCGGCGTGGACGCTGGCCGAGGAGTTGAAAAGTGAGTGGTCCGTGCTGTCGTCATCATTGGGCGAGTCCATGAAGGCCCCCGCCATGACCGACTGAAAGAGAAAACGAAGCGCATTCAACTCAGAGGGACAAATATCGGAGTTTTGCACAGTGCTTTAGACTTAGAATTACACTCATTTCATGTATAACTGGAAACACTGCTTCCCTATCAATATAGTCCAGAGGCCTAATCTTCTTCTCCCTTTCGATATTCATTAACTATTCAGTTAATTTGTCTCCTTTCCAACGTTATCTTGGACTTGAGAAAGTAAATAGTCTGAAAACCTtgatgctatggctctgattcatTGCGAATTCAGAACCCTTATCTAGAAAGGTGAAGCTATTTCAAGATAGGCCAATGGagcatatactgtatattaggattatttgtaatacattaaaACATTTTCATTGAAAGCTATCTACAATAAGCTACTGGAATGTCAATGTTATGCTTTCTCCAGTGATAGTATGGAACCTATAGATTCCTACACCTACACATTCAGAACATACTCACAGTATCTCAATACTATCGACAGTAGGGAGGAGGATGGCATGACAGAATCAACTATTCTTAGAAAATAATACACAGCTGTACTCGGGTAACCAAACCCCCAAAATACGATAGAGGGATAAGAGAAGTGTTCTCCTTCACACAGTGTGTAGCCTATACAACACCCATACCAGAAAATGACAAATCTGTCACTGAGGTCTCCTCTTATTAGAGGTTGATGGAGACAGATgcggtcccgtgtggctcagttggtagagcttgGCGCGTGCAACATCAGggctgtgggtttgattcccacagggaAGCCGATTGGAAATAGATGCtgtttctctggataagagcgtctggtaAATTATGTGATTGACGAGGCTACTACCTGTTTCTGTGAACCTCTTCTGTGGTGATTAGTCTGTCACATGTTAAGGTCATTTTCAGTAgaggaaaat is a genomic window containing:
- the LOC115140446 gene encoding uncharacterized protein C14orf132-like, coding for MDLSFMAAQSVMAGAFMDSPNDDDSTDHSLFNSSASVHAASMAAHDQPEREPMSRDAIWLWIAITATIGNIVVVGVVYAFTF